Genomic segment of Neorhizobium sp. NCHU2750:
CTTTCATTTTGGGCCGGGACGAAATCACGACCGTGCCCGTGCAGTGGAGTGGGCCTATGGCTCGCTGAGGCTCATGGGCCTTTCGCCACCTGCAGGAAGACAAAACATCCCTCTGACAAAGTTCAGGAATGCACCGTAAGGGCGCCCAAGCACCAGCATCATTACGGTCGCTCCCAATATACCGTACAGAAGGCCGATGCCGCTTGCACCGTTCACCGCAATGATGGCGGCGTAGATCGGCACCTGGAAGGTCACGAGTGCAATGCTGTCCCAGAGAATGCGCGAAAACCGGCCGTCCGAGGCCCGACGCATCACCCAGTCTCGCCAGATGCCGTAGGGGCGTGCAACCGGCACCATGAGAACCGCACCCAAGAGCCGGGCATGGAGAACCTGATCCCACTGCATCCCGGCCACGAACCGTTCGTTCAGCGCGCCTGTTGTCGTGAAGAAGAGCAGCAGCGCGAGAGTGTCGGCAAGAAACTCAAGCCGCCGGTCGGCAACAGGCGATCCGCTGCTCATATCGCACTCGCACCATTCGGGGTTCGATTTGCGGGCGGCTCGCGGTTCAGAATACGAAGAGTGCGGATCTGGCCGGCCAAGGCAAGCAGCGCCTTGGAAACGGTCTCGTCGGACATCTCGATGATGTTGCGGGCGATGTCGTCGACGACGCGTTCCAAAGCCTCGTCGAACGGAGCGAGCTTGCCCGTCTCCAATAGGAGACCGCGCATTGCCCCGGATACCGTGACCCCGCGTTCGAGAAGACGTTGCCGCTCCTGCGTCGACACCTGCGGCAGTCGGTTTGCCGCGCGGACAAAATCAGCAACCAGGTCGGTCGTCACCGTCATAGCGGATTGACCTCTGGCGCGGGTTTCCCGGCGAACCTCGATGAGTTCACATCCCTCGACACCCGATGGAATTCGAGCCGGCCATCTAGGTTCTCGTTCTCCAAGAGTTCCTTTGCTCGAGCGCCAGAGTTCTTTGGATCAAGCCACTCCTTGAAAACCGTTGGATCGAGGATGGCAGGTTGTCGATCATGCAGCTTCGACATTGGCTCTGCGGTCGGCATGGTAACGATCGTGCAGCTCGTGACATCGAGCTTCGAATTGTGCGCCCATAGCCCTGCGAAGGCGAACGGTGCCTGTCCGGGTTGGTAGATCAGCCACGGAGCCTTCTTGCCGTCGTCGTCGCTGACCGTCCATTCGTAGAAACCGTCCGCCGGTATCAGGCACCTCTTCGACTTAAACGCATCCCGGAAGGCAGGGGAGGTGCCGATTGTCTCGATCCTGGCGTTGAACATCGCGGCCTTCGGCATCTCCTTTGCCCAATGTGGGACGAGCCACCAGCGTGCGGTCTCCGCCGCCTGCTGGCCGTTGGCGTCGTTGTGAACGATGAGAACTTCCTGTGTCGGCGAAATGTTGTACCGGGCCTGTGTATTGCGACCACGCTCCTCGTCCCAGGGCAAATCGAACATGGTTTTGAAGGCCGGCCATTCATGTTGGAGCACGAACCTTCCGCACATGTGCTTACTTCCTTTCGAGGGAGGCGAGATCAATCGCGACCTGCCGATTGGCGATCATCCCTAGCATAATGTTGTCGGCCAGCTCGACCAGCGCGGCGGCGACTTCCTCGGCCTGCCATCCAGCTTTGATCGCTGCTAGGGCGACGTCGGATACACTGTCGGCAAGCGCCTCCTGGCAGCGCAGGAACCGGTCGGGGTCGAAAGTGTGAGGTGGTGGTTGGATCGGCTTCATTTCAATGAGAATGGGTTCGTGCCGGCCGCCGTCAAGGCGCCGCGATCAACGAAATGAAAGAAGAGGCCGATCCTTGCGAGCGCGGGGGCACGATGAGCGCTCTCAGAAACTCGTGCCACACGCCTCTCAAGGTCTAATGAGCTTGATCAAGAACGTGAATTCCGACAGGCTGTGATGCTGGTCCGATCCAACTACCGCGACCGACCAGAACTGCCTGTCCTGACCGAAGACGTCGGAAATCTGCACGACCTCGGCATTGTCTTCCGATGAGCGTCGCGCCCAGTAGTATGACCCCGCTCGCAGGTCCTCATGGTCGATCGCAATCTGGTCTATCACGGTTACCTGTTCTGTCGGATGCCCACACGCATATGACCTCATTGGTGCTGACGCACGTAATTGAGAGATGAACCCTAGAACTTGTAGCCGACTTGCAGTCCGGCGCGTGTCATACCGTTATTCGGTCCGTCGCAAAGATTGGCGTGAGACGAATGCGAAATCTGGGCGATGACATTCCAGTGCTTGTCGAAGCGGTATCCAACGCCGGCATACTCGTGAAAGAGAAGATGACAGCCTAGGTCCGGGCCATCGTCGTTGCCGCGCAGCGTTCCGTCGTGCCAGACCCCGCCGAAGCCGGCCTCGGCGAACAGCCGCTCGTTGAAGTTTACTTGCCAGGAGAGGCCACCAAAGACCTGCGTAGCCCCGGCGGAGGTCCCAATCGATGTACCGACGTTAACGCGAGGCCGGGCGAGCTCCTGCTTCCAGGTGGTCGCCTGGTCGAACCCGAACGGATCAAAGAATACCGTGACCTCGGGGAAAATTCCATCTTCATGAGAATGGCCGCTTTGGACTGACGCCGATGCGCCGAACCGCAGCTCGTCGAATAACGTTCCATTGGCGAATGCTGCTTCGGTAGAAACCGCTATCGCGGCGACCATTACGACCGCGCGAAACCTGTTCATGCTCTTCCTCTCGAAAAAACTGAACGAAACGTAAATGGAGATGGTTACGATAGAATTAACGGAGGTCGCCGTCTCCAGCAGCCTCCGAAGCAGGAGCTGTCAAAACGGCCCATTTGAACCGCTCACGGTGGCGTTCGCCAGTTCTTCCAGGCTGTACCTTTTTGCGATGCGCTCTTTGAGTTGGCTGTCAATGGGAGTGCTTGTGCCGTTTGACGGCTTTTCGATGTTGATCTGACCCATACTGAACTCCGAGATGCGGCGAGAAATCTGCGCGACGAGGCCGGGTTCCAAATACGGGTCATTCCGAGGAGGAATTCGAAGCGGCAAGCCTCATCTTTCGGAGCCGGTCGCTTTTCTGCTCGCGAAGGCGCCGCTCTTCTTCCGCGGCCTCGACGGCCACCTTGTTCGTGTGTTCGAAAGCTGCCGCGCGTTCCTGCACGGTCAGGGTTCTTCTAATCCTGCTCACCATGACCATCATCCTTGAGAGTTTCCTCATATGTGGGGAGATTGCGAAGCAGCTTCAACAGATTGAGAGGCAACATCCAGTGGTGTACGCGCCGTCGACGATCCTTGCTGTCCGACCACAGAACCCAAGCAGTAAGTGAACCGTCGATCCGATCCTGTTAACTAATGGCATCCGTCTCCTTACAAGCGGCGAGTAGCTTCATCAGGCCCTGATAGGAATTCAGTTTCCCACTCCTCCTCAAGAAAGGAATTCCATTAACATCTCCGCCGGGTGCCCCAGAGTTCATGCCGGAGATACTGCAGAGAGGCCTTCGACTAGGGTCTGCGCACGCTATAAGCAGATCAGCGGACCTTCGGCGACGGTGGCTCGAGGCTGCCTCTCTTTGAGATTGATCACCAGGTTGCTTTCCGGCGGGTTATGACAGCGAAATGGTCGTTCGGGCTGTATATCGCTATTCGGTAGCCCTTGTAATCATGCACGATGCTGGGCATGTCCGACTTCCTTCGCGACGGGCGACAATCCGCGACGCCCAGATCGAGCTCGAGCTACACCGAATCCTGCGAGCTGCGGAAGAGGCGACGACCGCACCATCGCCTCGTTCACCCACACCTTTTCGCCGACATCTTCGCCACGGCGGATCGCTGCCGCCGCCAGGTCACGATAGTACCCGACGTAGCGCACAAGCCTGCGAAGGGACTTCTCGGGCGGTGGCGCGGTTGCTCTCATCGCCTCGCAGGTGACTATCACCTGGTAGACGGTCGACCCGTCCGTGATGGCGAATTGGCCGTTTTCGAAGTAGATGAAGGGTTCCGGCTGGCAGATTTCGAACTCTCTCGGGTCGTCCATCAGCTCGCCTTCTTCTTTCTCT
This window contains:
- the alaE gene encoding L-alanine exporter AlaE, producing MSSGSPVADRRLEFLADTLALLLFFTTTGALNERFVAGMQWDQVLHARLLGAVLMVPVARPYGIWRDWVMRRASDGRFSRILWDSIALVTFQVPIYAAIIAVNGASGIGLLYGILGATVMMLVLGRPYGAFLNFVRGMFCLPAGGERPMSLSEP
- a CDS encoding SOS response-associated peptidase, whose amino-acid sequence is MCGRFVLQHEWPAFKTMFDLPWDEERGRNTQARYNISPTQEVLIVHNDANGQQAAETARWWLVPHWAKEMPKAAMFNARIETIGTSPAFRDAFKSKRCLIPADGFYEWTVSDDDGKKAPWLIYQPGQAPFAFAGLWAHNSKLDVTSCTIVTMPTAEPMSKLHDRQPAILDPTVFKEWLDPKNSGARAKELLENENLDGRLEFHRVSRDVNSSRFAGKPAPEVNPL
- a CDS encoding acyloxyacyl hydrolase, translating into MVAAIAVSTEAAFANGTLFDELRFGASASVQSGHSHEDGIFPEVTVFFDPFGFDQATTWKQELARPRVNVGTSIGTSAGATQVFGGLSWQVNFNERLFAEAGFGGVWHDGTLRGNDDGPDLGCHLLFHEYAGVGYRFDKHWNVIAQISHSSHANLCDGPNNGMTRAGLQVGYKF